The Apium graveolens cultivar Ventura chromosome 10, ASM990537v1, whole genome shotgun sequence nucleotide sequence aaatattttttttcaatttttaaacTAAATTGAAAATTCCTTAAAAAATCAACAAAAGTCAACATTTTGTCCAAATGTTAGAAAAAACTTTTCAATACATTGCATAACAATTTCTAATGTATAGTTCgacttgtaaattttaattttcaaTCTCAAATTTATAGATACACTTTCAATCTCAAATTTCATACTTGAATTCATATAAAATACATAATTGCCGCTCAAATTCAATGAAAATACATAGGTTCGAATGAAAATTACACAATCAATACAATCCACTGAATTATACGAAATTTATTGATCCCAACCAAAAATACCTAATATATTAGAAAGACCACCGGATAACCGGTGTTGAGCAAGTCCTTGCGTAGTATCCACGAAGCATGCAATATGGTAGAGAACAAATACACAACCTTCACGGATATGCCCTTCCGTAAGTTTTCACGGGTAAGGGTTGGAGTCATTCCAAATGGTAACGGGAATTGTATTCGACCCGTCGTAGAGACGAAATCTTACAAAACATGTCCCGCGTTCCCTTTTCGTCCCTTCCGTTAGGTGTGAAACCCAACCCTTCACATATTCGATGCGTATTTGGTCCATATTACAACCCTCACGAGGCCTCAAGTTTACAATATCGGCAATCCGATCACATTTAACAAACTTACCGCCATTTCATCCGGATTTTTTCCATTTTCCATCGGGCGTGTTGTTGCCCAAATTCAAGATCGAAAGGAAGTACGGATCCGGATGAGATTTCACCAATCTTCACGGTTCAGCACCCTCCATCCAATTGCATGCCTCGGTCCAATTTTTAGCCCTATAAGCCTCCTCATCGGGTGGGTACAAGTCTGTTTCCTCTTCCTCCACATGGGGCGGCTCGTCATTGTCCACAAGGGGCATCAACTTGGCACATGCATCTTCCATCTCACTAAAGGTTGGTGAGACCAAATCTTCCTCGTCATTATCCTCATACCATGAGTCGCTTGGTAGGGAGTCCGAGAATGTGTTGCTAACGTGGGAAACCGAATCACAACTATGATCAGAGTTGTTGTCACCACTATACTCGCTACTCATGTTACCTATCACAATAAAAcacaattatatgacaataattggcaattatatgacaataaaaCATAAAAAAGAAAGTAAtgttaaatactaaaaattcAAATCCATTAAAAGATTACAACATTCGGTTACAAATGCTACACTACTAATTATATTGCGATTCTTGAACATTTTTAAGATCTTCTAGTCTACTAGCACACTTTCTTTTATCATGACCTTCCATTTGACAATACGTGCACTTTCTTGGCGGCTTCTCCTTTTTACCAATCGATTCTATGGGACGTTTGAAACGAACGTCCTTCTTCCTCCCTTTAGTTTGGGACATAATAGGGTCAAGAACTGGTTCTTCATGAGCACTTGCATTTGGAGCATGCGAATTGCTTTCGTAAGATTTAATTCCATCAACGCTCATTCTTTCGAGAATTAGTATTTCTCGATTCATCACTCCAACGGCATAATCATACCGTTCCTTGGATGCAATGCTACTTTGACAAAAACTCATGGTTAACATTGTCATGCTATTAAATCGATCGGTTGAGGTCATCTCATGACTTTGTCCAACATCCAAATTGTAAGGCAacacaccatcaactctattggcaTGCATTGTCCACCTCCGGTTTATGTAATGCAGGGGAATTTCCAAAACCCATTTCTTAGTGAAGACCGCCAATAGGTGTCTACAAGGTAACCCCGAATGTTCAGGCATTCTACACGTACACATTCCCAAAGAGCTTGCTTTCTCGAATGCCACAAAATAAACATTTCTTCTCGTAGGCTCGGACATGGGCCTATAACAACTAGAACTGACAAAATGAGTCTGGATCCgaagaaccgaaccgaaattcATGGAACCGAGATCTGATCCGAGATCCGAATCAGATAATCCGATAATTATTCGAAAACCAAATTAAACCAATCCGAAAATTACCCGAACCGAAAATTTAACCGAAAATGATCCGAATACTAGATCCGATTATAAATTGGAACCGAACAAAACCAAGTCATATAATATCTGAACCGAATGTGATCCGAAATAAGCAAAATTCTTATTTAAAAATATGTTATGTTTATGATAATATTATTATGTAATCATAATATTTTGTAAAAGtacaatatattatattaaaattactatattaaataaaaaatatttttttaagtctcataaattgaaaaaatgaataagttatgatcCAAAAATATCCAAACCGAATTTAATCCGAACCGAATTTGTCCGAGTTTTATCCGAAATGCATCCGCTTTTAATCCGAATAAGACCCGAACCGAATCACATCCGATCCAATCCGATTGGTCTTCAATTATGCTATAATCCAAAAGTGGAACCGATCCGAAATTGGTCCGATCCGAAACCGAACCAGTTATCCGATTTGTCAGGTCTATAACAACTATAGTATGTATAAACATCCCTCCATTCTCTCCCCTTCTTCACTAGCTCGTCGGTCTTTTTCAACAAAGTATTTTGAAGACTCAACCAATTCATCTTGAAATCTTCTAAACATTTTCTTAGTGTAGATACAAGAAGCATAATACTCCAATGTGGTATGCAATTTCATGGGACGTTTTAGATTAATGGTGACATAATCTTCTTCCTTCTCCCTCATGAATTGCCTTGCCAATGCTTTTTGGGCATTTTCAATGAATTCCTTCAAACCCGTTGCCGAACTCACATACTTATCAAAGAAAGAATTCATCCCCTCACTCCTCGATGTACTATTTTGAAACGCCGAAAATTTGTTTCTAGTATATGCAGGAATCCATTTGTGCTTCAACTCATATAACCCATTTAACTATTTATGATCTTGCAAGTGATACTTTTCCACAAACGACGCCCATCTAGCCTCAAAAACACATTCGGTGAGAGATTTATAAATGCAATGGTTGAAGTCCGTCTTGAATTCCGGAAAAGCCGAATAATAATGAGCTAATTTCTCGGGGAATTTTTGACTAATGTGCCAAGAACGCAATAAATGGGTAGTATTCGGGAGTACAACCGCAATAGCGCTTGCCATGGCTTGATCTTGATCCGTGATTATAGTCAATGGAGGATTATTCCCCACACCTTCAAGCCAAGTACGGAGAATTTACTCAAAAGTCGACGCGTGTTCATCCCGAATCAATGCAAACCCGAAAATTACCGATTGATAATGATGATTGACTCCGGTAAATGGGACAAATGGCATTGCATACCTATTTGTCCGATAAGTGGTATCAAAAGTCATAACATCGCCAAAGTTTTGGTAAGCCATTATACATCTCGGATCAATCCATACTAGACACCTCAAGCGATTCTCTTCATCGACTTCATtcctaataaaatatttagaaccACTTTCTTCATTCAACCTATGCAACAAGTCCAACCCCGCTTGGGCGTCACTAATCTCAAACATTTTCTTCCTCTC carries:
- the LOC141691889 gene encoding protein FAR1-RELATED SEQUENCE 5-like codes for the protein MNLVQRERHVNTATRSLIKTLYGSGFRNCQVMNVIGNIHGGNDKVGFNVQHVRNVLRDERKKMFEISDAQAGLDLLHRLNEESGSKYFIRNEVDEENRLRCLVWIDPRCIMAYQNFGDVMTFDTTYRTNRYAMPFVPFTGVNHHYQSVIFGFALIRDEHASTFE